The nucleotide sequence AGCCGCTTATGGGCGTTGTCTAGATTTTATCCCCAGTGTATTAGTAGCACGTTTTTTAGATAAAGGCATCAAATTTGCCATCGGCCCTACTATGGTAACTCGTAAAACTATACTCGAAAAATATGGCGGTTTACAACGGGTAGTTAACCGCATTGCTGACGATTACCAAATGGGCAAAATGACCGCAGAATTAGGCTATCGAGTAGAACTATCCGAATATATTCTCAACAATGATTGTACTAACGATACTATCAAAGACGTTTTCCTGCGAGAATTGCGTTGGGCGAGAACAGTTCGCTTAAATCGAGGGTCAGAATATTACGGATTAATTTTTAGTTACGGAACCGTTTATAGTCTGCTTTTACTATTACTATCCCCCGGCAATTCATTAGCAATTTTGTTTAGTACCATCGCCTTATCCCTGAGATTAATTCAAGCATTAATAGCCATCTACTATTTTAACAGCCCCAAACTCTTAAAATGGCTTTGGCTGTTACCCTTTCGAGACATAATGAGCTTCATTATCTGGTTAAGCGGCACAGTAGGAAGACGGATGTATTGGCGGGGAAGATGGTTAGAAATCACCAACGAAGGCTAATTAAAAAATTGACCCCTTTCCCTTTTGCCTCCTTTGCGCCAAATAAAAAAACAATTGTAAACCATCAATAAATTAACTATATTAAGATAAATAGTAGTGAGGAGAAATTATGAAAAAAACCCTATTTCTAAGTCCACCGTCTTTTGACGGTTTTGATGGGGGTGCCGGTTCAAGATATCAAGCCAAACGAGAAATCACCTCCTTTTGGTATCCTACCTGGTTAGCCCAACCGGCCGCCCTAGTCCCCGGCAGTAAACTCATTGATGCACCTCCTCACCATCAAAGCGTCGAAGATGTCCTAAAAATTGCCAAGGATTACGAATTGGTTATTATGCACACCAGTACCCCATCCTTGACAAATGACGTAAAATGTGCTGAAGCGATTAAAGCGCAAAACCCCCAAACCCAAGTCGGTTTTATTGGGGCACACGTAGCCGTATTACCAGAGCAAACCCTGCAAGACAACCCGATACTAGATTTTGTCTGCCGCAATGAATTTGATTATACCTGTAAAGAACTAGCCGAAGGGAAACCTTTTGAAGACATCAAAGGACTCAGCTACCGAGACAAACAGGGTAAAATTCAACATACACCCGAACGGGATTTAATTCATGATTGGGATGCCATGCCGAGTGTTCTACCGGTTTACGCCGAACATCTCGACATAGAAAAGTATTTTATCGGCTATCTACTGCATCCTTACGTTTCTCTTTATACAGGGCGCGGCTGTCCGGCTAAATGTTCTTTTTGCCTCTGGCCGCAAACTATTGGAGGACATCAATATCGCGCTAAAAGTCCCGAAGCCGTAGGGCGGGATATGGCAGAAGCTAAGTCTCTGTTTGGGGATAAAGTGCGCGAATATATGTTTGATGATGACACTTTTACCATTGATAAGCAACGGGCAATTGCCATTAGTGAACATCTTAAGCGCTTGAATCTGACTTGGAGTTGCAACGCCCGAGCAAATTTAGATTACGAAACACTTAAACAACTGAAAAATAATGGTTTACGCCTGCTATTAGTGGGATTTGAATCAGGAAATCAGCAAGTTCTCGATGGTATCCGCAAAGGAATTAAATTAGAAGTGGCTAAAAAATTTATGCAAAATTGTCACAAATTAGGCATAAAAGTTCACGGGACATTTATCATCGGACTGCCTAACGAAACTCAAGAAACCATTGACGAAACCATTCGTTTTGCTTGTGAATTGAGTCCTCATACCATTCAAGTTTCTATTGCCGCGCCTTATCCGGGTACAGAACTTTACCGACAAGCACAGGAAAATGGCTGGTTTACGAATAAAGATTTAGTGGCTAATTCAGGGATTCAATTATCTCCTTTAGAATATCCTGATCTGTCATCGGCAGATATTGAGGCAGGCGTTGAGCGTTTATATCGTAGTTTTTATTTCCGTCCTCGTGCTATTATTCCTATCGTTCAAGAAATGCTCGGGGATTCTCAAATGTTGCGCCGCCGTTTAAGGGAAGGAAAAGAGTTTTTTGCCTACCTGAAAGAACGTTCCTCCCGTGCGGTTGCTAAAGTCTAAAAAATCTGATTGAACCTCGTAGGTGGGCAATGCGGCGTTAATGTTGAAAATATGATCAACAAATAATGCTTAACATTGCTCACCAAAGTTGGATTTTAAATGATTGTCCGCAGATAAACCTTACCCAGAACCGAAGCGAAGGGACAGATAAATACAGATGTACAAAATAAGAACTGTGTTGTCCCTGACTGAAAAATGCTTTAACATTGTTTATAGCTCCGAAACAAATGTTAATTGAGAAAGCTTAGATTATTGTTATAATAAAAAGGAAAGAGTATCAAACTCTGAACCAGACTCTTTCCCTAAAAAAGTCAAAAATTTAGAAAGCTACTCTGATCAAAACCTGATAACTACCTGTAGATAAATTCAGATTCCTCTGTAAATAAATGTAAAGTTATCAATTCTCCTATAACTCCTGATTCATGACTCTTAACTTGACCCTTAATTTTATTGCTGTTCACCTATGGAGTGAGTCCTCTTTTGAGAGAGACTAACCATTTTGCCTGAACAAAAAAGAGTTAACCCAGGAGAATAAACCATGAAAGCTCCTCCCTTAATTAAATCTAATCCTGAAATTCCCCTTCACCGACAAGGCGAAATTCGTCAGCATTTTCCTAATCAAGCATGGAACGAATTGACGATTCGCTATTATGATAGTGTTGAGGATGTTGGTTATGAATACTACACCCAAAAGGTTTTATCAGCTTGTCATCAAGATGAATCTGTCCGTTACTTAGAACCCTTTATTTCCTTTGTGCGTTTAGGAGAATCCCTGATTTTGTCAGAGGATGGGTGCGTCATTTATGACAATGAAAAAAATGATGACTCCTGCACAGAAACCGGTCCGTTCTGGTGGATCACAGCTAAATAATTAAACCTTAAATCAATGGACCGACTTAATCAAAAACAACTCATTCCCTTGGATCTCCATTATCCCATCTGGGAACGTTTCTTTTGTGTATCTCCCCTAATTATTGTGGGCACAAAAGAAGCCGATGGAAGCTATGATTTAGCCCCTAAACATTTGGCCATGCCTTTAAGTTGGGATAACTATTTTGGCTTTATCTGCACAGAACGTCATCGAACCTATCAAAATATCAAACGAGAAAAAGTTTTTACCGTTAGCTTTCCCACACCCGATCAGATCTTATTCACCAGTTTGGCAGCAACCCCTCGCTGTGACAACAGGGTGAAACTCTCTTTGCAAGCAATTCCGATAGTTGAAGCATCGACAGTTGAGGGAGTGTTGCTCTTGAATGCTTATCTCTGGTTAGAGTGTGAATTAGAGCGTATTATTGACGGGTTTGGAGAAAATAGCTTAATTGCCGGCAAAATTGTCGCCGCGCAAGTGCAAAAAGAAGCCTTACGAGATAAAGACCTCGACGATCAAGACATTATTCACAAAAACCCTTTATTAGCCTATCTTTCACCAGGACGTTTTACCAGCATTGAACAAAGTCAGTCATTTCCCTTTCACGTTGGATTTAAAAGATGATTAAAGCCATCGCGCACCAACTCAGAGACTATCTCCACACCCGTCAAGGAGAAATGACAGAGTTGTTGCAACAATTAGTCAGACTCGAATCGCCTTCTGTTGAGCCGCACTCTCAACAACCCGTATTTGACCTTTTAGAAAAAACCTATCACCAACTCGGTTACAGAGTACGACGGATTCGAGGACAAACCACAGGCGGACAGCTTTTAGCCATTCCTCGCCATCACTCAAAACCTCAACCTTTGCAACTATTATTGGGTCATTCAGATACAGTATGGCCCTTGGGAACCCTCGAAAAAATGCCGCTACAAGTGCGGCAAGGGAAATTATATGGACCCGGGTCTTATGACATGAAAGCCGGCTTAGTTTTTATGCTGTTTGCCATCGAAGCTTTAATCGCTAGTGATTTAAAACCCACAGTCGCCCCCATTGTCTTTATC is from Gloeothece verrucosa PCC 7822 and encodes:
- the hpnJ gene encoding hopanoid biosynthesis associated radical SAM protein HpnJ — encoded protein: MKKTLFLSPPSFDGFDGGAGSRYQAKREITSFWYPTWLAQPAALVPGSKLIDAPPHHQSVEDVLKIAKDYELVIMHTSTPSLTNDVKCAEAIKAQNPQTQVGFIGAHVAVLPEQTLQDNPILDFVCRNEFDYTCKELAEGKPFEDIKGLSYRDKQGKIQHTPERDLIHDWDAMPSVLPVYAEHLDIEKYFIGYLLHPYVSLYTGRGCPAKCSFCLWPQTIGGHQYRAKSPEAVGRDMAEAKSLFGDKVREYMFDDDTFTIDKQRAIAISEHLKRLNLTWSCNARANLDYETLKQLKNNGLRLLLVGFESGNQQVLDGIRKGIKLEVAKKFMQNCHKLGIKVHGTFIIGLPNETQETIDETIRFACELSPHTIQVSIAAPYPGTELYRQAQENGWFTNKDLVANSGIQLSPLEYPDLSSADIEAGVERLYRSFYFRPRAIIPIVQEMLGDSQMLRRRLREGKEFFAYLKERSSRAVAKV
- a CDS encoding glycosyltransferase, which produces MITVLQIILLLLITASIVFYSGCALCTLGFKRNRPSVFPSFHEPVSILISVCGLDSDAAANWGSFCQQDYPNYEVLFGVMDKQDQAIPILKEIVAQYPERAQLFYDLPARGINHKISNMMYLYEASQHEIVVLADSDIQVTPNYLTTVTAPLADPSIGLVTCGYFDYNPKTLGAALAAYGRCLDFIPSVLVARFLDKGIKFAIGPTMVTRKTILEKYGGLQRVVNRIADDYQMGKMTAELGYRVELSEYILNNDCTNDTIKDVFLRELRWARTVRLNRGSEYYGLIFSYGTVYSLLLLLLSPGNSLAILFSTIALSLRLIQALIAIYYFNSPKLLKWLWLLPFRDIMSFIIWLSGTVGRRMYWRGRWLEITNEG
- a CDS encoding flavin reductase; this translates as MDRLNQKQLIPLDLHYPIWERFFCVSPLIIVGTKEADGSYDLAPKHLAMPLSWDNYFGFICTERHRTYQNIKREKVFTVSFPTPDQILFTSLAATPRCDNRVKLSLQAIPIVEASTVEGVLLLNAYLWLECELERIIDGFGENSLIAGKIVAAQVQKEALRDKDLDDQDIIHKNPLLAYLSPGRFTSIEQSQSFPFHVGFKR